A region of Paenibacillus thiaminolyticus DNA encodes the following proteins:
- a CDS encoding M1 family metallopeptidase translates to MKMTGRQLLHTTLAAAMAFTMLAAPLAGTGTAYAQESAKPGAAQNASAAGQTKREAAAQVQYDIQAKLDTEKMTITGKQKVTYRNTSSDQLHDVVFRLFADANRSKETQPSMFERNNEQIAKDNPDKKPEDFLGGIDMISVKDASTGQTLDFKNENQALTVLLAKALKEGEAVTLELEFKTKIPFGMQRLSYYKDIVNGAHWFPVMSVYDGKTHTWAKKPYSKTFESDYYDMADYSVSLNVPDKLQVAMPGQLSEAVAEPGRKTVTAQADNTRELVFFASPKYHKASKTVNGLTVEYYYYNDDNDPKKTDIINQYIDQAFKAITFFSEKFGPYDYPEFRIVESHVEGVAVEFSRLIQMGLVSAQDDPESKTAFVHEIAHQWFHSIIGNDSEHESFLDEGFADFAMAYFYEEQGNKMAGFDGVRMDEFPLEETINSTNDNVGDSPDAVFYKKGRLAIYELYRTVGQAKFDAFMKAYYDRYAYRNATVEGLLQTVEDQFGTEIRQRMDDNLNKPNYELKPEFRLTEAEKANFNRTTMTQLYDGILGQHPDLPQQSMVRIMSKTLHGEPLAIVLSDAVSPEAAAQQEIVKDSLLNMLDMSGLKATVLTERQAVKKNMETTLAKSNVIAIGNSSKNAFVQAMKPQLVEKSAQSGFPWKEVMSKRGLYGAYGTVHPYNKNRLVVHYFWTDDHVNDKAAEAFLPMAGFSTLFPTQNFQQYKVFKQDGTIYKEKFTENPISQVFQ, encoded by the coding sequence ATGAAAATGACAGGACGCCAACTGCTGCATACGACCTTGGCGGCAGCGATGGCCTTCACGATGCTGGCGGCTCCTCTGGCTGGGACAGGCACTGCCTATGCCCAGGAGAGCGCCAAGCCGGGCGCGGCTCAGAATGCTTCCGCAGCGGGACAGACAAAGCGCGAAGCCGCCGCACAGGTTCAATATGATATTCAGGCGAAGCTGGACACCGAGAAGATGACGATTACCGGCAAGCAGAAGGTAACCTACCGCAATACGTCATCCGACCAGCTGCATGATGTCGTCTTCCGCCTGTTCGCCGACGCGAACCGCTCGAAGGAGACCCAGCCGAGCATGTTCGAACGGAACAATGAGCAGATTGCGAAGGATAATCCCGATAAGAAGCCGGAGGACTTCCTTGGCGGAATTGATATGATTAGCGTGAAGGATGCGAGCACGGGGCAGACGCTCGACTTCAAGAACGAAAATCAGGCGCTGACGGTTCTGTTGGCGAAGGCGTTGAAGGAAGGGGAAGCGGTCACGCTGGAGCTGGAGTTCAAGACGAAAATTCCGTTCGGCATGCAGAGGCTGTCCTATTACAAAGACATTGTGAACGGCGCGCATTGGTTCCCGGTCATGTCGGTCTATGACGGGAAGACGCATACTTGGGCGAAGAAGCCGTACAGCAAGACGTTCGAATCCGATTATTATGATATGGCTGATTATAGCGTCAGCCTGAATGTTCCGGATAAGCTTCAAGTGGCGATGCCGGGCCAGTTGTCCGAGGCGGTGGCAGAGCCTGGACGCAAAACGGTCACGGCCCAGGCCGACAACACCCGGGAGCTGGTCTTCTTCGCCAGTCCCAAGTACCATAAGGCGAGCAAGACGGTGAACGGCTTGACCGTGGAATATTATTATTACAATGACGACAATGATCCGAAGAAGACGGACATCATTAACCAATATATCGATCAGGCGTTCAAGGCGATTACCTTCTTCAGTGAGAAGTTCGGTCCTTACGATTATCCGGAATTCCGCATTGTGGAATCCCATGTCGAGGGCGTCGCTGTTGAATTCTCCAGACTCATTCAGATGGGGCTGGTCAGTGCGCAGGACGATCCGGAAAGTAAAACAGCCTTCGTGCACGAGATTGCGCATCAATGGTTCCATTCCATCATCGGCAATGATTCGGAGCATGAATCGTTCCTTGATGAAGGCTTCGCCGACTTCGCCATGGCTTATTTCTATGAAGAGCAGGGCAATAAGATGGCCGGCTTCGACGGCGTGCGGATGGATGAATTTCCGCTGGAAGAAACGATTAACTCGACGAATGACAATGTGGGCGACTCTCCCGATGCCGTATTCTACAAAAAAGGCCGTCTGGCCATCTATGAGCTGTACCGTACGGTGGGGCAAGCCAAGTTCGATGCGTTCATGAAGGCGTATTATGATCGCTACGCTTACCGGAACGCGACGGTGGAAGGGCTGCTGCAGACGGTAGAGGATCAGTTCGGGACCGAGATTCGCCAGCGGATGGATGATAATCTGAACAAGCCGAATTATGAGCTCAAGCCTGAATTCCGGTTGACCGAAGCGGAGAAGGCGAACTTCAACCGGACGACGATGACCCAATTGTACGACGGCATACTTGGGCAGCATCCGGATCTTCCGCAACAATCGATGGTTCGCATCATGTCCAAGACGCTGCATGGCGAGCCGCTCGCGATCGTGCTGAGCGATGCCGTAAGCCCGGAAGCCGCGGCGCAGCAGGAGATCGTGAAGGACAGCCTCCTTAATATGCTGGATATGTCGGGCTTGAAGGCTACGGTGTTGACGGAGCGGCAGGCGGTCAAGAAGAATATGGAGACGACGCTGGCAAAGAGCAATGTTATCGCGATTGGCAATTCGTCGAAGAACGCATTCGTGCAAGCGATGAAGCCTCAACTCGTCGAGAAGTCGGCGCAATCCGGCTTCCCGTGGAAGGAAGTCATGAGCAAGCGCGGTCTCTATGGCGCTTACGGCACGGTTCATCCGTACAACAAGAACCGGCTCGTGGTGCATTATTTCTGGACGGATGATCATGTCAATGACAAGGCGGCAGAGGCCTTTTTGCCAATGGCCGGCTTCAGCACGCTGTTCCCGACGCAGAATTTCCAACAGTATAAAGTATTCAAGCAGGACGGCACGATCTATAAAGAGAAATTTACTGAAAATCCGATTTCCCAAGTATTCCAATAA
- the thrS gene encoding threonine--tRNA ligase, translating into MSMVKVTLPDGSVREYAQGTTLEEVAGSISSGLKKNALAGKLDGEMVDLGTPLEHDAKVAIVTADSEEGLEVMRHSAAHLMAQAIKRLYKAANVKLGIGPVIEDGFYYDIDLDISLTPEDLPKIEKEMTRIIGENLPITRRVVSREEALAIYEEIGDELKLDLIRDLPEDSVITIYDQGEFFDLCRGPHVPSTGKIKVFKLLSLAGAYWRGNSDNQMLQRIYGTAFAKKAQLDEYLHFLEEAKKRDHRKLGKELKMFTFSREVGQGLPIWLPNGATLRRTLERYIVDMEERLGYSHVYTPVLANVELYKTSGHWEHYQEDMFPKMELDNEELVLRPMNCPHHMMVYKSEMRSYRDLPVRIAELGMMHRYEMSGALTGLHRVRAMTLNDAHIFCRPDQIKEEFARVITLLRKVYEDFGIKEYRFRLSYRDPQDTEKYFPDDAMWEMSQRMLREVVEELGLPFFEAEGEAAFYGPKVDVQIKTALGKEETLGTAQLDFLLPERFQLEYVGDDGQKHRPVVIHRGIISTMERMTAFLLENFAGALPLWLSPVQAKVLPVSPTYEAYAKEVTEKLLDAGIRAEADVRNEKLGYKIREAQLEKMPYMLVVGENEKNEGAVSVRKRGEGDLGMKPLAELISLMQEEIRTRYIAEPKE; encoded by the coding sequence ATGTCTATGGTCAAAGTAACTCTGCCCGACGGCTCCGTACGGGAGTATGCGCAGGGCACAACATTGGAGGAAGTAGCCGGTTCCATCAGCAGCGGCTTGAAAAAGAACGCGCTGGCAGGTAAATTGGACGGCGAAATGGTCGATCTGGGGACGCCGCTTGAGCATGACGCCAAGGTGGCGATCGTAACGGCAGATTCGGAGGAAGGGCTGGAAGTGATGCGCCACAGCGCCGCCCATCTGATGGCCCAGGCGATTAAGCGGCTCTATAAGGCCGCGAATGTGAAGCTGGGCATTGGTCCGGTCATCGAGGACGGATTCTATTATGATATCGATCTCGATATTTCGTTGACGCCGGAGGATCTGCCGAAGATCGAGAAGGAAATGACACGGATTATCGGGGAAAATCTGCCGATTACACGCCGCGTCGTCTCCCGGGAAGAGGCGTTGGCGATCTATGAGGAGATTGGCGACGAATTGAAGCTTGATCTGATTCGCGATCTGCCGGAGGATTCGGTGATCACCATCTATGATCAGGGCGAGTTCTTCGATCTGTGCCGGGGGCCGCATGTTCCTTCGACCGGCAAAATCAAGGTATTCAAGCTGCTTAGCCTTGCCGGCGCTTATTGGCGCGGTAATTCGGACAACCAGATGCTGCAGCGGATTTACGGCACTGCCTTCGCGAAGAAGGCGCAGTTGGATGAATACTTGCATTTCCTGGAGGAAGCGAAAAAACGGGATCACCGCAAGCTGGGCAAAGAACTGAAAATGTTCACCTTCTCCCGGGAAGTCGGTCAGGGGCTGCCGATCTGGCTGCCGAACGGGGCGACGCTGCGCCGCACATTGGAGCGCTATATCGTCGATATGGAAGAGCGCCTCGGCTACAGCCACGTCTATACGCCGGTGTTGGCCAACGTCGAGCTGTATAAGACGTCGGGGCACTGGGAACATTACCAGGAAGATATGTTCCCGAAGATGGAGTTGGACAATGAAGAGCTCGTGCTTCGTCCGATGAACTGCCCGCATCATATGATGGTGTACAAGAGCGAGATGCGCAGCTACCGGGACTTACCGGTCCGGATTGCGGAACTCGGCATGATGCACCGCTATGAGATGTCCGGCGCCTTGACGGGGCTACATCGCGTGCGGGCGATGACGTTGAACGACGCTCATATTTTCTGCCGCCCGGATCAGATCAAGGAAGAATTCGCACGCGTCATTACGCTGCTGCGCAAAGTATACGAAGACTTCGGCATCAAGGAATACCGCTTCCGCTTGTCCTACCGGGATCCGCAGGATACCGAGAAGTATTTCCCGGACGATGCGATGTGGGAAATGTCCCAGCGCATGCTCCGCGAAGTGGTCGAAGAGTTGGGCCTTCCGTTCTTCGAGGCCGAAGGGGAAGCCGCATTCTACGGTCCGAAGGTCGACGTACAGATCAAGACGGCGCTCGGCAAGGAAGAGACGCTGGGCACCGCGCAGCTGGACTTCCTGCTACCGGAGCGCTTCCAGCTTGAGTATGTCGGAGATGACGGGCAGAAGCATCGCCCGGTCGTCATTCACCGCGGCATCATCAGCACGATGGAGCGCATGACGGCGTTCCTGCTGGAGAACTTCGCTGGCGCGCTGCCGCTCTGGCTGTCGCCGGTCCAGGCCAAGGTGCTTCCGGTATCGCCGACGTATGAGGCGTATGCCAAGGAAGTAACCGAGAAGCTGCTGGATGCGGGCATTCGCGCAGAGGCCGATGTGCGGAACGAGAAGCTCGGCTACAAAATCCGTGAAGCGCAGCTGGAGAAAATGCCTTACATGCTCGTCGTCGGCGAGAATGAGAAGAATGAAGGCGCCGTCTCCGTCCGCAAGCGCGGAGAAGGCGATCTGGGCATGAAGCCGCTCGCGGAGCTTATTAGCTTGATGCAGGAAGAGATTCGAACGCGCTATATTGCGGAGCCGAAGGAATAG
- the ytxC gene encoding putative sporulation protein YtxC — MELFTLTLPNASREEVLSVSKLLQQELGDLHKEQTIVQLDVTFGEQLSSIACSGVLPEFQLARHGAEVWNRSARALAEFILSAKEEQLLRALIQKYTSYEPEECVKIEDYCLLLLSGGDDTGGQEARRRRKKKVMRAIRSYLEEHACLHLDGFIRFRLQPYMAELQEVVDYAVDEFVLERQYQEFIALLKYFVYIQETKVPLAHLMHSGGHDFTLLDEELQPLEPKHVMDGMIVEMVDCDMEMEDMIVSTLINVSPQNIVIHTREPDSQVIKTIQQIFESRVHVCVRCNACQTLLWQKQETAPDF; from the coding sequence ATGGAACTGTTCACGTTAACGCTTCCCAATGCGTCACGGGAAGAGGTTTTGTCTGTAAGCAAATTGCTGCAGCAGGAGCTGGGTGATTTACATAAAGAACAGACGATTGTCCAATTGGATGTCACGTTCGGTGAACAGCTGAGCTCCATTGCATGCAGCGGAGTGCTGCCGGAATTTCAACTGGCGCGACATGGCGCCGAAGTGTGGAATCGAAGTGCCCGCGCGTTGGCCGAATTCATTTTGTCCGCCAAAGAAGAGCAGCTTCTGCGGGCCTTGATTCAGAAGTATACGAGCTATGAGCCGGAAGAATGCGTCAAAATCGAAGATTACTGTCTGCTGTTATTGAGCGGCGGTGACGATACCGGTGGCCAGGAAGCGCGGCGGCGCCGCAAAAAGAAGGTGATGCGGGCTATCCGCAGTTATTTGGAGGAGCATGCTTGCCTTCATCTGGACGGATTCATCCGCTTCCGGCTTCAGCCTTATATGGCCGAGCTCCAGGAAGTCGTCGATTATGCCGTGGATGAATTTGTGCTCGAACGGCAATACCAGGAATTTATCGCGCTGTTGAAATATTTTGTCTATATTCAGGAAACGAAGGTGCCGCTGGCACATCTGATGCATAGCGGAGGCCATGATTTTACCTTGCTGGATGAGGAACTGCAGCCGTTGGAGCCGAAGCATGTCATGGACGGCATGATCGTGGAAATGGTCGATTGCGATATGGAGATGGAGGACATGATTGTGAGCACGCTCATCAATGTCTCTCCGCAAAATATCGTCATTCATACCCGCGAGCCGGATTCGCAGGTCATCAAGACGATTCAGCAAATTTTCGAATCGCGGGTCCATGTCTGTGTCCGCTGCAACGCCTGTCAAACGCTGCTCTGGCAGAAGCAGGAGACGGCGCCTGATTTTTGA